One genomic window of Cellulophaga sp. Hel_I_12 includes the following:
- a CDS encoding patatin-like phospholipase family protein, producing MCNKKLIFLLLYALCSWSAFAQNDKTDKPVKVGLVLSGGGAKGFAHIGALKVIEEAGIEIDFIGGTSMGAIVGALYASGYSANQLDSIFRSTNFTELIQDNLPRDAKTFYEKENSEKYALTLPFNNFKISFPSAISSGQNIYNKLVKMLYHVHEIEDFNKLPIPFFCIATNVETGDEVLLNKGYLPAAIMASGTFPSLFEPSEINGQILIDGGVINNYPVDRVLKMGATHIIGIDVQHGLSSRENLSSATEILLQINNYRTVKDMVSKAEKTDIYIKPDIEKYSVIDFNLFDEIINKGELATREHYAALKKLAIQQNRTTSAKPAIVIQDTIVINDLIINGSENYSRGFIKGKLRFPSDNVISFQKLQKGFSNLSASGSFKSIRYTLKSNEGKTDLILNLNENPNKTFIKMGVHYDNLLNSAGLINLTKKNILVDDDVVSFDFIIGDNLRYNLQYYIDKGSYWSYGFNSRFVGFNQRLNYRILESNFDVPNDPNINFINLDVSDLTNQIYAQTVIKEEFAFALGLEHKLLKFSTRTIGQLLNPSVPNTNNGLNNDRLYFENSSFYSTYGKLKLDTYNDKFFPSTGLYFEGDFHLYLASSDFNDNFKEFSVAQARMGAAFPVFKNISLNIETEGGFKLGTSPVTSFDFVLGGFGAVKINNFTPFFGYDFLSLPGNSFVKGLAKLDYEFVPKHHLIFAANYANVDDDLFRTGEWFTAPDFSGYGIGYGWESFIGPVQFNYSWSPERSDGNLFISVGYWF from the coding sequence ATGTGCAATAAAAAATTAATATTTCTTCTCTTATATGCCTTGTGTAGTTGGAGTGCGTTTGCTCAAAACGATAAAACCGATAAACCTGTAAAAGTAGGCTTGGTTTTAAGTGGTGGTGGGGCTAAAGGCTTTGCGCATATTGGTGCTTTAAAAGTGATTGAAGAGGCTGGAATAGAGATCGATTTTATTGGAGGCACTAGTATGGGAGCCATCGTCGGTGCTTTATATGCTTCTGGATATTCTGCAAATCAGTTAGATTCTATTTTTAGAAGTACAAATTTTACCGAGCTCATTCAAGACAATCTGCCCCGAGATGCAAAAACCTTTTATGAGAAAGAAAACTCAGAAAAATATGCCTTAACATTACCCTTTAATAATTTTAAAATATCATTTCCATCGGCGATATCTAGTGGGCAAAACATCTATAATAAATTGGTAAAAATGTTGTATCACGTTCATGAAATAGAGGATTTCAACAAGCTTCCAATTCCGTTTTTTTGTATTGCCACCAATGTTGAAACTGGAGATGAAGTATTGTTAAATAAAGGATATTTACCAGCAGCGATAATGGCTAGTGGAACGTTTCCTTCCCTTTTTGAACCCTCTGAAATAAATGGTCAGATTTTAATCGACGGCGGTGTCATCAATAATTACCCTGTAGATAGGGTGCTTAAAATGGGGGCAACTCATATTATAGGAATCGATGTGCAACATGGCCTTTCAAGTCGTGAAAACCTATCATCAGCAACAGAAATTTTACTTCAAATAAATAATTATAGAACCGTAAAAGACATGGTTTCGAAGGCTGAAAAAACAGATATTTATATAAAACCAGATATTGAGAAATATTCCGTAATTGATTTTAATTTGTTTGATGAAATCATCAACAAAGGTGAATTGGCAACTAGAGAACATTATGCAGCACTCAAAAAGTTGGCCATTCAGCAAAATAGAACAACAAGCGCTAAACCTGCTATAGTAATTCAAGATACTATAGTGATTAATGACTTAATCATCAATGGAAGCGAAAATTATTCTAGAGGTTTTATTAAAGGCAAACTAAGATTTCCGTCAGACAATGTAATTTCATTTCAAAAATTACAAAAAGGATTTAGTAATTTATCTGCGAGTGGCAGTTTTAAAAGTATCAGGTATACCTTAAAATCTAACGAAGGCAAAACGGATCTTATTTTAAACCTTAATGAAAATCCAAACAAAACATTTATTAAGATGGGAGTGCACTATGATAACCTCCTCAATAGTGCAGGACTTATAAATTTAACAAAAAAAAACATTCTAGTAGATGATGATGTTGTTTCATTCGATTTTATTATTGGAGATAATTTAAGGTATAATTTACAATATTATATAGACAAAGGAAGCTATTGGAGCTATGGTTTTAATTCTAGGTTTGTGGGTTTTAATCAGCGGCTAAACTATCGCATATTAGAATCTAATTTTGATGTGCCTAATGATCCGAATATCAATTTCATTAATTTAGATGTATCAGATTTAACCAATCAAATTTACGCACAAACAGTCATAAAAGAAGAATTTGCTTTTGCTTTAGGGCTTGAACATAAATTATTAAAATTTAGCACTAGAACTATCGGTCAATTGTTGAACCCTAGTGTGCCCAACACCAATAATGGCCTTAATAATGACAGGCTGTATTTTGAGAATAGCAGCTTTTATAGCACCTATGGAAAGTTAAAGTTAGATACCTATAATGATAAATTTTTCCCAAGTACTGGACTGTATTTTGAGGGCGATTTTCACTTATATCTAGCTTCATCTGATTTTAATGATAATTTTAAGGAGTTTTCTGTGGCACAAGCTAGAATGGGCGCAGCATTCCCAGTATTTAAGAATATTTCTTTAAACATAGAAACAGAAGGTGGTTTTAAATTAGGAACATCACCCGTGACCTCTTTTGATTTTGTTTTAGGAGGTTTTGGTGCAGTTAAAATAAATAACTTTACACCCTTTTTTGGATATGACTTTCTTAGTTTGCCTGGGAATAGTTTTGTAAAAGGATTAGCTAAATTAGATTATGAATTTGTGCCAAAACATCATCTAATTTTTGCAGCTAATTATGCCAATGTAGATGATGATTTGTTTAGAACAGGAGAATGGTTTACCGCACCTGATTTTTCAGGCTATGGAATAGGCTATGGCTGGGAATCTTTCATCGGGCCTGTACAATTTAACTATTCGTGGTCCCCAGAACGTTCAGATGGTAATTTATTTATTAGTGTTGGTTATTGGTTTTAA
- the uvrC gene encoding excinuclease ABC subunit UvrC, which produces MQEPSLQIQLSTLPDNPGVYQFYDADDKILYVGKAKNLKKRVSSYFTKNHDTGKTRVLVKKIKAIKHIIVPTESDALLLENNLIKKYRPRYNVLLKDDKSYPWICIKNERFSRIFPTRRHIKDGSEYYGPYTSMKTVRTLLDLIKSVYPLRTCSYDLSEEKIEAGKYKRCLEYHLGNCKAPCEGDQSLEEYQKQVADIREIIKGNFKSSVQYFKHQMKALADDMRFEEAQLIKEKIDVLENYQVKSTVVNPKINNVDVFSIISDEAFAYINFFQLSHGSIVRSHTLEIKKKLDETDEELLELAIVEIRQRFQSDSKEIYVPFEVVTDLNLKVTVPKLGDKKRILELSERNAKLYRQERFNQIKIIDPDRHTNRLMAQMKKDIRLSQEPRHIECFDNSNIQGSNPVAACVVFKDGKPSKKDYRHYTIKTVVGPDDFASMEEVVFRRYKRLLEEEEPLPQLIVIDGGKGQLSSALKSLDVLGLRGKIAIIGIAKRLEEIYFPGDSIPLYLDKKSESLKIIQQLRNEAHRFGIRLHRNKRSTGAITSELSTIEGVGEKTIDELLKKFKSVKRVKEASLENLSAEIGMARAKKIYDAFH; this is translated from the coding sequence ATGCAAGAACCTTCTTTACAAATACAGCTGAGTACACTGCCAGATAACCCAGGGGTGTATCAATTTTATGACGCGGATGATAAAATTTTATATGTTGGTAAAGCAAAAAATCTAAAAAAAAGGGTAAGTTCTTATTTTACTAAAAACCATGACACAGGCAAAACTCGTGTGTTGGTAAAAAAAATTAAGGCTATAAAACATATTATTGTTCCTACGGAGTCCGATGCTTTGTTGTTAGAAAATAACCTTATAAAAAAATACAGACCTCGTTATAATGTTTTATTAAAGGATGACAAATCTTACCCATGGATTTGCATAAAAAACGAGCGTTTTTCTAGAATTTTTCCAACGAGAAGACATATAAAGGATGGCTCAGAATATTACGGCCCTTATACCAGTATGAAAACCGTGCGTACCTTACTCGATTTAATTAAGAGTGTATATCCCCTGCGAACTTGTTCTTATGACTTGTCTGAAGAAAAAATTGAGGCGGGTAAATATAAACGCTGTTTAGAATATCATTTAGGTAATTGCAAAGCACCTTGCGAAGGTGATCAAAGTTTAGAAGAGTATCAAAAACAGGTCGCAGATATTCGAGAAATTATAAAGGGCAACTTTAAATCATCGGTACAGTATTTTAAACATCAAATGAAGGCTTTGGCTGACGATATGCGGTTTGAGGAGGCGCAACTCATCAAAGAAAAAATTGATGTTCTTGAGAATTATCAAGTGAAGTCTACGGTCGTAAATCCAAAAATTAATAATGTTGATGTATTCTCAATAATATCAGATGAAGCCTTTGCCTATATAAATTTCTTTCAGCTATCACATGGCTCTATAGTTAGATCTCACACCTTAGAAATAAAGAAAAAACTCGATGAAACAGATGAGGAACTGCTGGAGTTGGCTATTGTAGAAATTCGCCAAAGATTTCAATCTGATTCGAAGGAAATATATGTTCCATTTGAAGTAGTTACAGACTTAAACTTAAAGGTTACTGTTCCTAAATTAGGGGATAAAAAAAGAATTTTAGAACTATCAGAACGCAATGCAAAGTTATACAGGCAGGAGCGCTTTAATCAAATTAAAATTATAGATCCTGATCGGCATACGAATAGGCTAATGGCTCAAATGAAAAAAGATATTCGTTTATCCCAAGAACCTAGGCACATTGAGTGTTTTGATAACTCGAACATTCAAGGCTCTAATCCGGTGGCGGCTTGTGTAGTTTTTAAGGATGGAAAGCCATCTAAAAAAGACTACCGACATTACACGATAAAAACAGTGGTTGGTCCTGACGATTTTGCATCTATGGAGGAAGTAGTTTTTAGGCGGTACAAAAGATTGCTAGAAGAAGAGGAGCCGTTACCACAGCTTATTGTTATTGATGGTGGAAAGGGACAGTTGTCGTCAGCCCTAAAAAGTTTAGATGTCTTGGGTTTAAGAGGAAAAATTGCCATTATTGGTATTGCGAAACGATTAGAAGAAATTTATTTTCCAGGTGATTCAATTCCCTTATATTTAGATAAAAAATCTGAAAGCTTAAAAATAATTCAGCAATTACGTAATGAAGCACACCGGTTTGGGATTAGACTACACCGAAATAAACGAAGTACTGGGGCGATAACATCAGAGTTATCTACTATTGAAGGTGTCGGTGAAAAAACAATTGATGAGCTTCTTAAAAAGTTTAAATCGGTAAAAAGGGTCAAAGAAGCCTCCCTTGAAAACTTGTCTGCTGAAATAGGGATGGCAAGGGCAAAAAAAATTTATGATGCCTTTCATTAA